The sequence gcaTCCGAAAGTatacttctacgaatagcaagcaaagataatagtacatgacccataggtcgttacaaatacattgtttcaaaaataacattgtttgaatgcaaattaaatgtttcatgcggtgacatatctaataagcgcagcgggagtctacaaagcatggcaactacagcggaagcaagcaaaccttaagcacctgagaaaaacatgcttaaaaacgtcaacacaaaggttggtgagctatattttaagtataacagtaatgtaaggtaggccataagatttcagtgcttcaaacagcgtttcaaaacagtatgataaagtatatgtttaaccgtgggcacttggtaactaacttaacgtttataacaccccctaaaagtacacttggcgagtgcgtaagtttacgaagtattaaacacccgttaaatgctagcgctactagcctgagtggggatgtcaaaccctatggatccatatctaagattcgcattcaccggttcaaagaccaatgactaaacattaccgagctaaggggaaaatttatgccgttgtataacccacacataaataaagtttaagtactcgtgtctagtatgtaaaacgtaaaatgtgcatgtattctcaattcccaaaatagttaaagtaaaaagggatgctataactcatagtggaaagtagtaaaagtcgatacacgggaatagtaagcaagtggttggtccggaaggtccacAACCTAAGCCAAAAGTTACTaattcagtaaatcgttcccaaaggtttaaatgtatgtaaattaggtcttaattaccatcatcattcatcattaaacaaaaagtgtaaagtaagttttaagtcaagactagggtttgaaataaaggctgacttctttcagtagccacgacctctatacaaactgaaatgaggtgagaccagtggccatggctccatatataagtcccctagaggctgaccaatttccaaaaATATGtgccaaactcgtcttcgtttgaccgtggtgacggtttaagtgcgagtaggtcagaaatttcagcacagcgttaatagggtgtagtgactttcgggaggccatagatcctaaactgtaactcggattaagacgaggtctaaacggaaaatcatataattGAACCAAACTAACTAAAAAtcagctttccagtagcccaggtagtcttatAAGTTCTAGAaacagtagctaaaggtgttccgatgggttcttggtgcttgatgcgcatcacggttctcatccttgatgcgtatagcctcAAGTGTaccactcgttgatgggtttgcgtCAACTTAACCAAGATTTGactatcataacactagtgtaagtctaagatatgtagcacaactcacttaagagttgtatgtagtttgatgaaccaaagttacatcaagatattagatccgacacatacatgagttataaaagtaatattaagctacaaacttgaaagtaaactaaataaacaagatcttaagttgtagaacttagatcttagctagatcttaatgatcctagactagaaagtccatatctagtgttcttaagttagatcctaagttatagaacttggatcttcactttaatgaaaccataagttatgaaacttagattttcaacttgaaaaatgtatgtaagcttgtaagctcttatttacaacaaaattagaagaccataagttatataaacttagatccaacataagtatatgaagttataactagaaagttatactttcatgttcttgaacttataaagttaactttagttcaagaaaaatgagatcaagattaactagtaaaactTGACCAACAAAACAAGAATCACTAATTTAAAACATGTACAAAggaagaaataagttaaatctacaagtaataagttcatggctgTTCATACTTtggaagattcaagccaaggctttgatctttaagaaagtaaaccttaagtttacaaacatgaacacatgtatgataatgaaacttatgaactttaaatctttaagacatttaagtgtagaaccataaactagaaagtttagattcttgttcttggttctttacaaacaaaagatggaagtagcCAAGATTACATGtagatacaagttagagaacttgatctttaacaacaataaacaacaagtaagtaaacaacaaacaagaacaagtaaattaatgatgatggtggcggttttgttaaaggaaaaagaagaggaattaaagctttgttacttacaagttagagagaaaaatgagagaaaagtgtaagtattttgtgtgtgtgtgtgtgaaaagtgaagtgaaaggctagtaaataagtaacaaaattTTGAAAATGGAACTCCCCCACACACAATATGGTGGACGGTTTTTGGAGCTCAAAGAGGAAGGGTCtaaatctactttcatgcatgggagaatggtgtgagcttgaagtggtattaaagttaaatggtatgggaatgtggtgtaagtatacatgtaacaagTCTCCAACTAAATCTTAATTAATCAAACTTTATcttaatgaaatacttgcataataatgggctaactagtccatcaAGAAAGTAGGGTGAGCTTCTaagtccatgtacattaataaaggcccaagtccaagtatgtaacaattaattaaataaagcccaagtagttaactactaacattagttaattaaaaatgattaataataattaatcatgaacgtttcgaaatattattcgtgtaaagtacgtgtgtcacaaagacaagtcgggccatgaaaagttaaatacgggaACAAGTAATacttataagaacacgtttattaaaacacaagcattaataataaattattaataattaaacgttggaaaaatccagggtcgttacatatgcAGTTCAGCAGATTTGTCTTTTTATGCATGATCCTCGAGAGCAACATTTACACGCTCTCAAACAGATACTTCGTTATATTCAGGGAACTACCGATCTTGGCCTGCAACTCTATGCGTCATCTCCTACCACTTTAGTTGCATATTCTGATGCATATTGGGCTGGTTGCCCGACCACCAGACGCTCCACGTCTGGTTATTGTGTTTTTCTCGGCAGCAATCTTCTTTCCTGGTCTTCCAAGCGGCAGCTCACGCCATCCCGATCCAGTGGCAAAGCGGAATATCGCGGAGTTGCTAATGCTGTTGCCGAAACATGTTGGATTCGTAATCTACTACGTGAGCTTCACTGCCCGCTCACCTCGGCTACTTTGGTTTACTGTGATAATGTCATCTCCGTCTATCTCTCCACTAATCCGGTTCAACACCAGTGAACCAAACACATAGAGATTGATATACATTTTGTTCGCTACTTAGCCGCCCAGGGACAAGTTTGGGTATTGCACGTTCCGTCGAGATATCAGTTTGCAGACATCTTTACCAAAGGCCTCCCGTATGCTCTGTTTAACGAGTTTCGTTCCAGTTTGAGTATCCGCCGCACTCCCACTcaaactgcggggggatgttagcaTATAGATTATATTAGCCCATGTCTTATATATTGTAATGGGTTTAGCCCACTTATATTTAGGGCTTTAGTATTGTTTAGGCTTTATATAATGGCATGTATGCACTATCAAATCATCAAGCAATAATATTATGTCTATCTTCTTTTAAGAGAAAATTCATGGCagtgatgaaattgtgtttttaatatgtagccaacgggggtcgaactcctgacctctcataAAGGAGACATGCCACCAACCGTTGAACCACATCACAACTTTTAAAATCCCCTTAAATGGCTAAATCTTTCAATTTTAAATCTAGATTATAGCTTAAATAATATAGTTTGCAAAGTCACTTATGGCACACTGATTATTTTAGAGAATAGTAAAcacatatacataatttttattacCTGACTTGAGTTGACCTTATTTAATCTAAACCAGTTTTATACAAAGTTCCTTTATCGACAACTCTTATGAAATTACATTGAACTTTGGTGAAGTCATGGTCTGCCCCGAATATAAATGGCACTGGTGAAGGTACCGAGTATCGATTTGATTCAGTTGGCCAGATAAGCTACACGATTTGATCTAAAAGCATGATTTGAATAATTTATATTGTAGGAGTCACAACCAAAAAACTGTGTTGTAGTTTGTTTCATCTTATAAATTACATATGTGCAGGACACACATGTGTTGTTATGGGATCTTGAAGTTAACTAACAAGCGGCATTAACTAAATAGAAATTTGTGATGCAAAGCAAATACAATATTTAGAACCAACACTAACTATTTTAGATAGCTGGATACCTGTTGGCTCATTTTTTAGGTTTGTAATGAGCCTGCTGTAAGCATACAAttgattaaaaactatgatattgttaaaatacaatgcaaatttagaataatatggaattagtaaatgtatatgggtaaaatatctatatattaatatgtataagaaaatatctagatattagaatatgagagaaaaatctagaaattgaaatgtaaaagaaaaatctagatatttgtaggttgtagaaatatctagatatttatatatccatggaaatatctaggttctagaatgttccatggagtagtataaatatgggaggagatttcatttgtgttgtgtgaagttgtgagagtgaaataagaagtgagttgtgaagaagagaagaagagtgtgagttagcaaaagtagagaagataaagcttgtaagtaatattgtaattgtaatttaatataagtgtttttgttaagtttcccgatcaagccttagtttgtgtttaagttcttagtgcacttttgttgttcttattatatggtcggctcagccgcctaagtaatacatggtcggttataccgcctaaagatatatggtcgacactgtcgcctaagtacattgtgcactaaggatttataaaattaaaggctaaccaacgtcaaagtgttggtgtagtgagtctagtatagtctagatcctctatagtggtgtgttgggctcgtcgaagcttccaacaattggtatcagagcgggtcgtttgggaccatttctagtggaggaaattggtaaacgttggacgtttacaacggcttgttttcaccaaggctctaaggaagattctgtcggagcacagttaggaactgtgaaagctcatcggtcagggaccaagcttattggacgttggacgtcatgatggcagatcttgcaagtacgagcagtggaatcaagagtctcaataaccacaactatggttattggcggacttgcatagaatcctacctacaaggacaggatttatgggaaatagttgctggcagtgacacaacgcctccaccgaaagaaaatgctgaagccttgagaaaatggaacatcaaggccgggaaggctttatttatattgaagactacaatcgaggaggatctattggagcacatccgtgacgagaaaacaccaaaggcagcttgggaaacttttgaaaaattattttcaaagaagaatgaagcacgcctccagctcttggaaaatgagctcgcgggtatctcacaaggaagtctgtctatttctcagtatttcaccaaggtgaaatcaatttgctgtgagatatctcaacttgctcctgaagagaaagtgagtgatgcaaggatgaagagaattatcatccacggcttaagatccgagtataatggatttatagccgctgtgagaggatggcctactcaaccatcattaatagagctggagaatctattggcaaatcaagaggcattagccaagcagatgaaagAAGTAACCGTAAAAGAcgaagaagatgcactcttcaccaataaaaagaaagcaacatctcgaagacaagaggcgatgaaagaaagtaagacatatgggtggaagggtcacccaaaatcaaaaggcaacgcttcaggggaagctcaacaaggaagaagagatcatcgccaacaatacggggaaaatgataagagaaagaatggtgaatgcttcaattgtggcaagaagggtcattttgctcgagaatgtagattccccagaaggcgaactttcgaagaaaatgtggccgccgcaagagatgagaagaaagaggtcacattcgaagcaaccattaatgaggaaacatgggatgcagaagcaggactctccgttgaagctgacatggatgatcaagctcttgcagcaaccttaaagtcaaaaataaacgacaaagatgattggatcattgattctgggtgctcaaatcatatggccaatgatgagacgaagctgcaagaaatggaggattacaaaggaaagagagtcgtgttgacagtcgacaattcaaggttgtctatttctcacattggaaagacaataattccaaatgaaggcgactctcataagctccaactcgagaaggtgtatcttgtccctggcctaaagaagaatttactgtcagtaccacaattgacagcagaagggaactatgtgctctttggaccagaagatgtgtccgtattcaagagagtaaaggtggttggcaatccagttatgcatggaagaagaatagaatcggtctatgtattatctggtgaaacagcttatgtggataagactcgaaaaaatgagacggctgatctttggcatgaacgtcttgggcatgtgggctacaacaagtaaaaggagatgatggtaaaacgcatagtaaatgggcttcctcaaattgatattcgaacagatacaatatgtgctggatgtcaatttggcaaagctcaccaattgccattcaaggagtcagcgcatcagtccaagacaccactagagctcatacactcagatgttttcggcccagtgaaacaaacatcacttggaggtatgaaatatatggtgacattcattgatgacttctcaagatatgtgtgggtttatttcatgaaggagaagtcggagacttttctgaagtttaaagagttcaagaacaaggtagaaagtgagctcaatactaagattcgatgcttacgcacagataatggaggagaatatttatcaactgagttcaatatctatcttaagaagcacaagatcagaaggcaattaacttgccctaatactccacaacagaatggagtggcagaacgtaagaatcgtcatcttgctgaaacctgtcgaagtatgcttcatggtaagaatgtaccaggaaaattttgggccgaatgcatgaggacggcttcatacgtgattaacagactcccacaaacaaagttgggatatatttcaccatatgaaagattatggaagatcaagccaaccatcaaccatctcaaggtttttggatgtgtatgctacgtcttcgtaccagatcatctacgaagcaaatttgataagaaggcaattcggtgcatttttgtcggttatgatgaatcaagaaaaggatggagatgttgtgatccaaatactgggaagtgtcatacttcaagaaatgtggtatttgatgaagcttcttcatggtggtcacctcaaaagatagagattccagaatctcatggattagaagaagttccagaagagaaagaagaacataaagagcacatatcgtatccaattaaagaaggagatggatcgtactctaaggaaacgagtccatggaaaataggggtacatcaatctacattcgaagaggttcgtccaagccaaatggatgccgaggagcatgtgcaagaattacggagatcaacaaggccgaggcaacctaatccgaggtatgccaatgctgctcatgtggatgaattaatacatattgagccttccacttatgaagaagtagcacaaagtcaagaa comes from Rutidosis leptorrhynchoides isolate AG116_Rl617_1_P2 chromosome 4, CSIRO_AGI_Rlap_v1, whole genome shotgun sequence and encodes:
- the LOC139842085 gene encoding uncharacterized mitochondrial protein AtMg00810-like; translated protein: MHDPREQHLHALKQILRYIQGTTDLGLQLYASSPTTLVAYSDAYWAGCPTTRRSTSGYCVFLGSNLLSWSSKRQLTPSRSSGKAEYRGVANAVAETCWIRNLLRELHCPLTSATLVYCDNVISVYLSTNPVQHQ